One Methanoculleus sp. 7T genomic window carries:
- a CDS encoding CBS domain-containing ParB/RepB/Spo0J family partition protein, whose amino-acid sequence MDKKRVKDYMTYDVVTVNAHGTVRDVIEAIKKTHHDGFPVVENSKEVVGYISARDLLFAHPSTPIEQVMSRHLIVADPDMSVNDAARVIFRSGIQKLPVVDENNELIGIISNADVIRSQIEHVSPEKVFKFIETLKKLYGVEPTLRRGSVPINDLLPTQSKIYEDELEGRMYEIKKGLAEPLIVVRRPGRWILVDGHHRAIAAKRLGITNLDAYIIEVRENIELGMERTARTLDLHTLDDIKVLDYARHPLVALTHRLVRHG is encoded by the coding sequence ATGGATAAAAAGCGGGTCAAGGACTACATGACCTACGACGTCGTCACCGTCAACGCCCATGGGACTGTCAGGGATGTCATCGAAGCCATAAAAAAGACACACCACGACGGGTTCCCGGTCGTGGAGAACTCAAAAGAGGTGGTAGGTTACATCTCGGCGCGGGACCTCCTCTTTGCCCATCCGTCAACACCGATAGAGCAGGTGATGTCCCGCCACCTCATCGTCGCCGACCCCGATATGAGCGTGAACGATGCGGCCCGTGTCATCTTCCGCTCGGGTATTCAGAAACTCCCGGTCGTCGACGAGAACAACGAACTCATCGGGATCATATCGAATGCCGACGTTATCAGGTCCCAGATCGAACACGTCTCGCCGGAGAAGGTCTTCAAGTTCATCGAGACCTTGAAGAAACTCTACGGGGTCGAGCCGACCCTGCGGAGGGGCTCGGTCCCGATCAACGACCTTCTGCCCACCCAGTCGAAGATCTACGAGGACGAACTGGAAGGGCGGATGTACGAGATCAAGAAGGGGCTTGCCGAACCCCTGATCGTGGTCAGGCGGCCGGGCCGCTGGATCCTGGTCGACGGACACCACCGAGCGATCGCGGCGAAACGGCTCGGGATCACGAACCTCGACGCCTACATCATCGAGGTCAGGGAGAACATCGAACTCGGGATGGAGCGGACGGCCCGGACGCTCGACCTCCACACGCTCGACGACATCAAGGTGCTCGATTACGCCCGCCATCCCCTTGTCGCGCTGACCCACCGGCTCGTGCGGCACGGGTGA
- a CDS encoding STAS domain-containing protein codes for MTNACGISAHTGESGAVISVTGRIDASSAGLLDAELSRLIGGGERAIVVEMGGLEYISSSCLRVLLAAKKNLKRSGGDLTIAALTPFVREVFEISGFLRIFSVYESVEEATERMGQTG; via the coding sequence ATGACGAATGCCTGTGGCATATCTGCGCATACGGGCGAATCTGGTGCTGTTATATCGGTAACAGGGAGGATTGACGCCTCTTCGGCCGGCCTCCTGGATGCCGAGCTTTCCCGACTCATCGGCGGCGGCGAGCGCGCGATCGTCGTCGAGATGGGAGGGCTTGAGTATATCAGCAGTTCCTGCCTTCGTGTGCTCCTTGCGGCAAAGAAGAACCTCAAGAGATCTGGTGGGGATCTCACGATAGCCGCCCTGACGCCCTTCGTACGGGAAGTCTTCGAAATATCCGGGTTCCTGAGGATATTTTCTGTCTATGAGAGTGTCGAGGAGGCTACCGAGAGAATGGGACAGACCGGATGA
- a CDS encoding MBL fold metallo-hydrolase yields MEGDWIEIPGSGGATLLPFTRYPDVCCSNAYLVSTPGEIIVIDTGADEAHIASLVAAIRAANGERPRGVSVLLTHCHLDHAHGVIRHRERIASSRVAVFAQEEGALALEAGDPHQTVAEMYGREIEPVPVDVHLLTREDRACGGERTVEACGRTVRLSTDQMQVDDGTVLYRQHVTYQSGTTCTVYYMPGHSPDSIFIRIGEHLFIGDILFAASPGIAGLHRWNCDHLCASIRAARLILESGEIAFCWNGHGRGLSVSDTLKALGSLETEAKKLKGISTFDPDRLRASVSYARDMLIEAGKLFSVIGGRLYYLSYYLEELGETEEAERYRDLLQNDAIDEFLTNFSTFAGELGEGRKIEIQFVLKAVQIVGKIERALGSGPNDPVLDASLIRRVRYLLTDCLSTVYGLNERLNDRNVDLAECLETFVARLKDPSYLDDAMIAAAEDEAAFLTALAARIANPVIFEETAVSVEVRTRPLPVMTDPDRLCDGITGLIEDLAAAGAKNVAITVAGTPDGATIAIASDALHPDWPYAGVYERRFARCGGRCAVETRDGTARVEVCFAGEDAPGMSGPAPRPT; encoded by the coding sequence ATGGAAGGAGACTGGATTGAGATCCCCGGAAGCGGCGGCGCAACTCTACTTCCCTTCACGCGGTACCCGGACGTCTGCTGTTCGAACGCTTATCTGGTCAGCACACCCGGAGAGATCATCGTCATCGATACGGGCGCCGATGAGGCCCATATCGCATCGCTCGTCGCGGCGATACGGGCGGCAAACGGAGAACGCCCCCGCGGCGTCTCCGTGCTGCTTACGCATTGCCATCTCGACCATGCACACGGCGTCATCAGGCACCGGGAGCGGATAGCATCCTCGAGGGTTGCGGTCTTCGCCCAAGAAGAGGGGGCGCTGGCGCTTGAGGCCGGCGACCCGCACCAGACGGTTGCGGAGATGTACGGTCGGGAGATCGAGCCGGTGCCGGTGGACGTCCATCTCCTGACCAGGGAGGACCGGGCTTGCGGAGGCGAACGGACGGTGGAGGCATGCGGCCGCACGGTGCGCCTCTCCACCGATCAGATGCAGGTCGATGACGGGACGGTGCTGTACCGGCAGCACGTCACCTATCAGTCGGGGACGACATGCACCGTGTATTATATGCCGGGCCATAGCCCCGATTCCATCTTCATCAGAATCGGGGAGCACCTCTTCATCGGGGACATCCTCTTTGCGGCCAGCCCGGGGATTGCCGGTCTGCACCGCTGGAACTGCGATCACCTCTGTGCCTCGATCCGGGCGGCCCGCCTGATCCTTGAGTCCGGGGAGATCGCTTTCTGCTGGAACGGCCACGGCCGCGGGCTGTCCGTCTCCGATACCCTCAAGGCGCTCGGATCCCTTGAGACGGAGGCGAAAAAACTCAAGGGCATCTCAACCTTCGATCCCGATCGCCTCCGCGCCTCGGTCTCCTACGCACGGGATATGCTCATAGAAGCAGGAAAACTCTTCTCCGTCATCGGCGGCAGGCTCTATTATCTCTCGTATTACCTGGAGGAACTTGGGGAGACGGAGGAGGCGGAAAGATACCGCGACCTTCTCCAGAACGATGCAATCGATGAATTCCTCACCAACTTCTCGACCTTTGCCGGCGAACTCGGGGAAGGAAGAAAGATCGAGATCCAGTTTGTGCTCAAGGCCGTCCAGATCGTAGGGAAGATCGAGAGGGCCCTCGGTTCCGGCCCGAACGACCCGGTGCTCGACGCCTCCCTCATACGGAGGGTGCGGTACCTCCTTACGGACTGCCTCTCTACGGTCTACGGCCTCAACGAGAGGCTGAACGACCGGAACGTAGACCTTGCCGAATGCCTTGAAACGTTTGTCGCGAGGCTCAAAGACCCCTCGTACCTCGACGATGCGATGATCGCCGCAGCCGAGGACGAAGCGGCATTTCTTACGGCGCTCGCCGCACGGATCGCAAACCCCGTCATTTTTGAGGAGACCGCGGTCAGCGTGGAGGTCCGCACCCGCCCCCTCCCGGTTATGACCGATCCCGATCGGCTCTGCGACGGCATCACCGGCCTCATCGAAGACCTCGCTGCAGCCGGGGCAAAGAATGTCGCCATCACGGTGGCCGGAACGCCGGACGGCGCGACGATCGCGATCGCATCCGATGCCCTGCATCCGGACTGGCCGTATGCCGGGGTCTACGAGCGGCGCTTCGCACGGTGCGGGGGCCGATGCGCCGTCGAGACCCGGGACGGCACCGCCCGGGTCGAGGTCTGTTTTGCAGGTGAGGATGCTCCGGGCATGAGCGGACCTGCGCCGCGGCCGACCTGA
- a CDS encoding Hsp20/alpha crystallin family protein has product MARIERGPYRTIWQDFDDLMAEMESRFQSMLGGIGARGEELRGRVVPAVRDFRVDVRDHEDEVIIVADLPGVEKENVAVRLLDPQHLEISSRRTGETEEEAMDFFMRERVYGQMSRTVLLPAEVIEEGSTASFKNGVLEVRLKKAPTETGTTIPIE; this is encoded by the coding sequence ATGGCAAGAATTGAACGAGGACCATATAGAACAATATGGCAGGACTTTGACGATCTCATGGCCGAGATGGAGAGCAGGTTTCAGTCGATGCTCGGCGGGATCGGCGCACGAGGAGAAGAACTTAGGGGCCGCGTCGTCCCGGCGGTCCGCGATTTCCGTGTGGACGTCAGGGACCACGAAGACGAGGTGATCATCGTCGCCGACCTCCCCGGCGTTGAGAAAGAGAACGTCGCCGTCCGGCTCCTTGATCCCCAGCACCTGGAGATCTCAAGCAGGCGGACGGGCGAGACCGAGGAGGAGGCCATGGACTTCTTCATGCGGGAGCGCGTCTACGGCCAGATGAGCCGCACGGTGCTGCTCCCCGCCGAGGTGATCGAGGAGGGCTCTACCGCGTCGTTCAAGAACGGCGTCCTTGAGGTCCGGCTGAAGAAAGCCCCGACCGAGACCGGGACGACAATCCCCATCGAATAA
- a CDS encoding ATP-binding protein has product MEEVTIDAAISSLPGALASVTEILGRLGVPEKTVRELELAVDEAVTNIMLHGYASSEGRIRLSCRRDGDMVRIRIEDEAPPFDPTEVPEPDLGGDADDRPIGGLGIHFIRNMTDEIGYERTEGRNILILGKRIKTTDGR; this is encoded by the coding sequence ATGGAGGAGGTCACGATCGATGCCGCCATATCGTCCCTGCCGGGTGCGCTCGCCTCGGTGACCGAGATCCTCGGACGTCTCGGCGTGCCGGAGAAGACCGTCCGGGAACTTGAACTTGCGGTGGACGAGGCCGTGACCAACATCATGCTGCATGGGTATGCCTCTTCGGAAGGCCGGATTCGGCTCTCCTGCCGGCGTGATGGGGACATGGTCCGGATACGGATTGAGGACGAGGCGCCGCCCTTCGATCCCACGGAGGTTCCCGAACCCGATCTCGGAGGAGACGCCGATGACCGGCCCATAGGAGGCCTTGGCATCCACTTTATCCGAAACATGACCGACGAAATCGGATACGAGCGTACTGAGGGACGGAACATCCTGATCCTTGGAAAACGTATCAAGACGACCGATGGGAGGTAG
- a CDS encoding PP2C family protein-serine/threonine phosphatase has product MSAEIPELLVLLQMICVIIVAAYFITRTEIFTEALERRLSFRSGAYLILFFGILSIYGTLSGVEVLGAPINVRDLGPMVAGIFCGPVVGIGAGLIGGAFRMGLGGFSAVSCSLSTVLAGALGGAIYYAHRGRPVTVGTAVGFAVGMEVLHMGIVLLISRPFEAALDLVSQVSLPMILANAIGMFIFAKLNTNLLTERRTKAERDAYHEELQRKKAELQIAADIQQTFLPKSIPTPKGFDLLAVSCPAREVGGDFYDAIPLGQGKTGLVIADVSGKSVSAALYMALSRTIIRATATWHPDVSLALADANTIIEEQSDSGMFVTLFYGVLDEKTRTLTYANAGHNPPLLLRAGATDFGRLMPTGVALGAAGDQEYGAEQVTLLPGDLLVLYTDGVTEAINGSNEEFSEARLMETIRSVREHSSREIIREIRDVIDGHAGGEPQFDDITLMVLKGV; this is encoded by the coding sequence ATGAGCGCCGAGATACCGGAGTTGCTCGTTCTCCTGCAGATGATCTGCGTCATCATCGTCGCAGCCTACTTCATCACCAGGACCGAGATCTTCACCGAAGCGCTTGAACGGCGGCTTTCGTTCAGGAGCGGGGCGTATCTCATCCTGTTTTTCGGCATCCTATCGATATACGGGACCCTGAGCGGCGTCGAGGTGCTCGGCGCACCGATCAATGTGCGGGACCTCGGTCCCATGGTCGCCGGCATCTTCTGCGGACCGGTGGTCGGTATCGGCGCAGGGCTCATCGGCGGCGCCTTCAGAATGGGACTTGGAGGGTTCAGCGCCGTCTCCTGCTCGCTCTCAACGGTCCTTGCCGGCGCTCTCGGCGGGGCGATCTATTACGCCCACAGAGGGCGCCCGGTCACCGTCGGAACCGCGGTCGGGTTTGCCGTAGGCATGGAGGTGCTGCACATGGGGATCGTGCTGCTCATATCCCGCCCCTTTGAGGCGGCCCTGGACCTCGTCAGTCAGGTGAGCCTGCCGATGATCCTCGCAAACGCCATCGGAATGTTCATTTTTGCAAAACTGAACACCAACCTCCTTACCGAGAGACGGACAAAGGCCGAGCGCGACGCCTACCACGAAGAACTCCAGCGCAAAAAAGCCGAGCTCCAGATTGCAGCTGATATCCAGCAGACTTTTCTTCCGAAGTCCATCCCCACACCGAAGGGATTCGACCTCCTCGCCGTCAGTTGTCCGGCACGGGAGGTCGGCGGCGATTTTTACGACGCCATTCCTCTTGGGCAGGGCAAAACCGGGCTCGTTATCGCAGACGTCTCGGGCAAGAGCGTCTCCGCGGCGCTGTACATGGCGCTCTCCCGCACGATCATCAGGGCGACGGCAACGTGGCATCCCGATGTCTCTCTCGCTCTTGCCGATGCGAACACGATAATCGAAGAGCAGTCGGATTCGGGCATGTTCGTCACCCTCTTCTACGGCGTGCTCGACGAGAAGACCCGGACGCTCACCTACGCGAACGCCGGTCACAACCCGCCCCTCCTTCTCAGAGCAGGCGCCACGGATTTCGGCCGCCTGATGCCGACGGGTGTGGCGCTCGGTGCCGCCGGCGATCAGGAATACGGCGCGGAACAGGTCACCCTGCTTCCTGGCGACCTGCTCGTCCTCTACACCGACGGTGTGACCGAGGCGATCAACGGGAGCAACGAGGAATTCAGTGAGGCCAGACTGATGGAGACGATACGCAGCGTGCGCGAACACTCGTCACGGGAGATCATCCGCGAGATCAGGGACGTGATCGACGGGCATGCGGGAGGCGAGCCCCAGTTCGACGACATCACCCTGATGGTGCTCAAAGGGGTGTAA
- a CDS encoding HVO_0476 family zinc finger protein has protein sequence MITIVCPVCKEECEHQILREAAELVVQCSECGQVRRIPKPPEPRILAVKAIVSRETESQVCSVEMLEDEVVTLGDHIAAECGDEVFGVEVTGIEVGEKRVRQAKAAEVATLWTRGIEQVVVRASIHTGRTTIPLYQTAEGEDEYVVGETYTFGGRQIRISHIKLRDGPVMRKEGWKTVARRVKRIYGYLEGRSRRY, from the coding sequence ATGATTACTATCGTCTGCCCCGTCTGTAAAGAGGAGTGCGAGCACCAGATTCTCCGGGAAGCCGCCGAACTGGTGGTGCAGTGCAGCGAGTGCGGTCAGGTCCGCCGGATACCGAAGCCTCCCGAACCCCGTATCCTCGCCGTCAAGGCGATCGTGAGCCGGGAGACGGAATCGCAGGTCTGCAGTGTGGAGATGCTCGAAGATGAGGTCGTGACCCTCGGAGACCATATCGCCGCAGAATGTGGGGATGAAGTCTTCGGGGTTGAGGTCACCGGCATCGAGGTCGGAGAGAAGAGAGTCCGCCAGGCCAAGGCCGCGGAGGTGGCGACCCTCTGGACGCGGGGGATCGAGCAGGTCGTGGTGAGGGCGTCCATCCATACCGGGCGCACAACCATCCCGCTCTACCAGACTGCTGAGGGAGAAGACGAGTACGTCGTAGGGGAGACCTACACCTTCGGCGGACGGCAGATCAGGATATCGCACATCAAACTCCGCGACGGCCCGGTCATGCGGAAAGAAGGTTGGAAGACGGTGGCTCGCCGGGTAAAGAGGATCTACGGCTACCTTGAGGGACGATCCCGCAGGTATTGA
- a CDS encoding DUF371 domain-containing protein: MKARDIVRARGHPLIQGTHPTTFEVTKDKTLTLSGDCIIGIAADKGAADLDPDLKAVLRDDRAVLTTRLVAGGLTVEVRSQGSAALTLDHPADLVWRRSDFVSDRTVGIRSDHVAAALPREFIEALRRGEELVVEFEAEIPEIL; the protein is encoded by the coding sequence ATGAAGGCAAGGGATATCGTGCGGGCACGGGGGCACCCGCTGATCCAAGGCACCCATCCGACGACGTTTGAGGTTACGAAAGACAAGACGCTGACGCTCTCCGGCGACTGCATCATCGGCATCGCCGCCGACAAAGGCGCCGCAGACCTCGACCCGGACCTGAAAGCGGTGCTCCGCGACGACCGAGCGGTGCTCACGACCCGGCTCGTTGCCGGCGGCCTGACCGTCGAGGTCAGATCGCAAGGAAGCGCGGCGCTCACCCTCGACCACCCCGCCGACCTTGTCTGGCGGCGGAGCGACTTCGTCTCGGACCGGACCGTGGGCATCCGCTCCGATCACGTCGCGGCCGCCCTCCCCCGTGAGTTCATCGAGGCGCTCCGGCGGGGAGAAGAACTGGTGGTCGAGTTCGAGGCCGAGATCCCGGAGATCCTCTGA
- a CDS encoding STAS domain-containing protein, which yields MEIVTERKDDVLIFGVNGRLDGYAASQVAVEIERSLRDDDRSVVVDLDGLTYMSSAGIRVLLALQKKVRARGGGIALCNIGEYPKNVLSMAGFDKVFPIFPSRDEAFREMRKREDSLSLIADLKNPMTERGSARFGFETVSRTPASLRVKGDRSALARNRIGEEDIGAERLSEIEYSLGLGALGSTVEDTMPFLGEMMTLRGSMIWLPDDGHDTPDFFVPAGDIGEVRAYTAFNLSLEGSFNEIAAIEATDEDGIALDALYRAVFALAKERKRDCRGILATAIWGVAADFKGMGTKRPPAPIDGDSTPAENRTAANYEGYSIVAFGIGIDRSADLSGYDRSALDAILAPQPEGGDTNGLYLHNHGAVFRNAPWDPEADLIKGIERCLADGEFVDMRHLLDTTKIRRAKVGIAYISAIKRR from the coding sequence ATGGAGATCGTTACGGAAAGAAAAGATGATGTGCTGATATTCGGAGTGAATGGGCGACTGGACGGCTACGCCGCGTCCCAAGTCGCGGTTGAGATCGAGCGCAGCCTGAGGGACGACGACCGGTCGGTCGTCGTGGATCTGGATGGGCTGACCTACATGAGCAGCGCCGGAATCAGGGTCCTTCTGGCGCTCCAGAAGAAGGTGAGAGCGAGAGGCGGGGGGATTGCCCTCTGCAATATCGGAGAGTACCCGAAGAACGTGCTCTCCATGGCGGGCTTCGACAAGGTCTTCCCGATATTCCCGTCCCGTGACGAGGCCTTCAGGGAAATGCGGAAGCGTGAGGACAGTCTCTCCCTGATCGCAGACCTGAAGAACCCCATGACGGAACGGGGAAGCGCACGGTTCGGGTTCGAGACTGTATCCCGGACTCCCGCATCGCTGAGGGTGAAGGGAGACCGTTCCGCTCTTGCCCGGAACCGCATCGGCGAGGAAGATATCGGCGCAGAGCGTCTCTCCGAGATCGAGTACTCGCTGGGCCTTGGCGCCCTCGGGAGCACGGTTGAGGACACGATGCCGTTCCTCGGCGAGATGATGACACTCCGCGGCTCCATGATCTGGCTTCCGGACGACGGCCACGATACGCCCGATTTCTTTGTCCCCGCCGGAGATATTGGTGAGGTCAGGGCATACACGGCATTCAACCTCTCCCTTGAGGGGTCGTTCAACGAGATCGCTGCCATCGAGGCGACCGACGAGGACGGGATCGCCCTCGACGCCCTGTACCGGGCCGTCTTCGCGCTCGCAAAAGAGAGGAAGAGGGATTGCCGCGGGATTCTGGCGACGGCGATCTGGGGCGTTGCCGCGGATTTCAAAGGCATGGGCACGAAGCGGCCGCCTGCCCCGATAGACGGCGACTCAACCCCGGCGGAAAACCGCACGGCAGCGAACTATGAAGGCTACAGCATCGTCGCCTTCGGCATCGGCATCGACCGCTCCGCCGACCTCTCGGGATACGACCGATCTGCGCTTGACGCCATTCTCGCCCCTCAACCGGAAGGAGGGGATACGAACGGTCTTTACCTCCACAATCACGGCGCCGTCTTCAGAAACGCACCCTGGGACCCCGAAGCGGACCTGATCAAGGGGATCGAGCGGTGCCTTGCGGACGGGGAGTTCGTCGATATGCGCCACCTGCTCGATACGACGAAGATCCGCCGTGCAAAAGTCGGGATCGCCTATATCTCCGCGATCAAAAGGAGATAA
- a CDS encoding thioredoxin family protein, with protein sequence MTVKVINFFQEGCMGCEEQAPILLEVKKDLGIEIEEIDAVKNPQYIKKYNLRVTPTTLVVEDDTVRERMEGLVHRDDLEAAIRRHLP encoded by the coding sequence ATGACGGTGAAGGTGATAAATTTCTTTCAGGAGGGTTGCATGGGGTGCGAAGAGCAGGCCCCGATTCTTCTGGAAGTGAAGAAGGACCTCGGGATCGAGATCGAGGAGATCGATGCCGTGAAGAATCCGCAGTATATCAAAAAGTATAACCTCCGGGTGACCCCCACGACCCTCGTCGTCGAGGACGACACGGTCAGGGAGCGGATGGAGGGGCTCGTCCACCGCGACGACCTCGAGGCTGCGATCAGGCGGCACCTGCCCTGA
- the xseA gene encoding exodeoxyribonuclease VII large subunit — protein MMSSGPSGRPDRFGTPILGVSEVSRLICDLLDDNRLHEIWVRGEVTNYKDHASGHRYFSLSEQNGRSSALINCVMWRTYASGLAFEPRNGMDVLAWGSVEVYEPHGRYQLIIREMLPAGLGERHLMVERWKRELEAEGLFSPERRRALPAFPHRIGVVTSPTGAAVKDILSVVSRRYPAEVILSPTAVQGDTAHIEIAEAIRRIDGLVDVIIVGRGGGSFEDLFPFNHPDVVRAVAACTTPVISAVGHEVDTALCDFAADLRAPTPSAAAERAVPDRREVLLELSGYEKRMGALLLHRLDAAGREVEDLRARMHPRRLARRVHERMQRLAEHEDLLRRAALARVQRERSALAEVRASLAGKDPLAVLDRGYCIVESDGRVIRSARDLRPGERVVLRMKDGRCKAVVEEITYDEDL, from the coding sequence ATGATGTCAAGCGGCCCTTCCGGCCGTCCGGACCGGTTCGGGACTCCGATTCTCGGGGTTTCAGAGGTCTCGAGGCTCATCTGCGACCTCCTCGACGACAATCGCCTGCACGAGATATGGGTGCGGGGGGAGGTGACCAACTACAAGGATCATGCCTCCGGCCACCGCTACTTCTCGCTCTCGGAGCAGAACGGGAGGAGTTCTGCGCTGATTAACTGCGTCATGTGGCGCACCTACGCGTCCGGCCTCGCCTTCGAGCCGAGAAACGGCATGGACGTTCTTGCTTGGGGTTCCGTCGAGGTCTACGAGCCTCACGGCAGGTACCAGTTGATCATTCGGGAGATGCTCCCGGCGGGCCTCGGCGAGCGCCACCTCATGGTCGAGCGCTGGAAGCGGGAACTCGAGGCCGAGGGCCTCTTCTCCCCCGAGCGGAGACGGGCCCTGCCCGCCTTTCCGCACCGGATCGGCGTGGTCACCTCTCCGACCGGCGCGGCGGTGAAGGATATCCTCTCGGTCGTATCGCGCCGGTATCCTGCCGAGGTGATCCTCTCTCCGACGGCCGTGCAGGGGGATACGGCGCATATCGAGATCGCGGAAGCGATCCGGCGGATCGACGGGCTCGTGGATGTGATCATCGTCGGCCGCGGCGGCGGGAGTTTCGAAGACCTCTTTCCCTTCAACCACCCCGATGTTGTGCGGGCCGTCGCCGCCTGCACGACGCCGGTGATCAGCGCCGTCGGTCACGAGGTCGATACCGCCCTCTGCGACTTTGCCGCCGACCTCCGGGCGCCGACGCCGTCCGCGGCGGCGGAGCGGGCCGTGCCCGACCGCCGGGAGGTGCTTCTGGAGCTCTCCGGATACGAGAAGAGGATGGGAGCGCTCCTCCTTCACCGACTCGATGCCGCCGGGCGTGAGGTCGAGGACCTGCGGGCACGGATGCATCCCCGGCGGCTTGCACGCCGGGTCCACGAGCGGATGCAGCGGCTTGCCGAGCACGAGGACCTGCTCAGGCGGGCGGCGCTCGCCCGGGTGCAACGGGAGCGGTCCGCCCTTGCGGAGGTCCGCGCGAGCCTAGCGGGGAAGGACCCGCTCGCCGTCCTCGACCGGGGCTACTGCATCGTCGAGTCGGACGGGAGGGTCATACGGAGCGCCCGAGACCTCCGCCCCGGGGAGCGCGTGGTGCTGCGGATGAAGGACGGGCGGTGCAAGGCCGTTGTGGAGGAGATAACCTATGACGAAGACCTTTGA
- the xseB gene encoding exodeoxyribonuclease VII small subunit — protein MTKTFEEMLEELRGIVRRLEDGDASLEESIAMYERGALLVKQCEDLLGTAEMKLTELGRDQ, from the coding sequence ATGACGAAGACCTTTGAAGAGATGCTTGAAGAACTGCGGGGGATTGTCCGGAGACTGGAAGACGGCGATGCGAGCCTTGAAGAGAGCATCGCCATGTATGAGCGCGGTGCGCTCCTCGTGAAGCAATGCGAAGACCTCCTCGGCACGGCCGAGATGAAACTCACGGAACTCGGCCGGGACCAGTAA